In Procambarus clarkii isolate CNS0578487 chromosome 84, FALCON_Pclarkii_2.0, whole genome shotgun sequence, a genomic segment contains:
- the LOC138358619 gene encoding platelet binding protein GspB-like: MHSVAGSKMHSVAGSKMLSVAGSKMLSVAGSKMLSVAGSTMLSVAGSKMHSVAGSKMHSVAGSKMLSVAGSKMLSVAGSKMHSVAGSKMLSVAGSKMLSVAGSKMHSVAGSKMLSVAGSKMLSVAGSKMLSVAGSKMLSVAGSKMHSVAGSKMHSVAGSKMHSVAGSKMHSVAGSKMLSVAGSTMHSVAGSKMHSVAGSKMHSVAGSKMLSVAGSTMHSVAGSKMLSVAGSKMLSVAGSKMLSVAGSKMLSVAGSKMHSVAGSKMLSVAGSKMHSVAGSKMHSVAGSKMHSVAGSKMHSVAGSKMLSVAGSKMLSVAGSKMHSVAGSKMLSVAGSKMLSVAGSKMHSVAGSKMLSVAGSKMHSVAGSKMLSVAGSKMHSVAGSKMLSVAGSKMHSVAGSKMLSVAGSKMLSVAGSKMLSVAGSKMHSVAGSKMHSVAGSKMHSVAGSKLHSVAVSKMHSVAVSKMHSVAGSKMHSVAGSKMHSVAVSKMHSVAGSKMHSVAGSKMHSVAGSKMHSVAGSKMHSVAVSKMHSVAGSKMLSVAGSKMHSVAGSKMHSVAGSKMHSVAGSKMHSVAVSKMHSVAGSKMLSVAGSKMHSVAGSKMLSVAGSKMLSVAGSKMLSVAGSKMLSVAGSKMHSVAGSKMHSVAVSKMHSVAGSKMLSVAGSKMHSVAGSKMHSVAGSKMLSVAGSKMHSVAGSKMLSVAGSKMHSVAGSKMLSVAGSKMHSVAGSKMLSVAGSKMHSVAVSKMLSVAGSKMHSVAGSKMHSVAVSKMHSVAGSKMHSVAGSKMHSVAGSKMHSVAGSKMHSVAVSKMLSVAGSKMLSVAGSKMLSVAGSKMHSVAGSKMHSVAGSKMHSVAGSKMHSVAGSKMHSVAGSKMLSVAGDNWY, from the coding sequence ATGCACAGTGTTGCAGGCAGCAAGATGCACAGTGTTGCAGGGAGCAAGATGCTCAGTGTTGCAGGCAGCAAGATGCTCAGTGTTGCAGGGAGCAAGATGCTCAGTGTTGCAGGCAGCACGATGCTCAGTGTTGCAGGCAGCAAGATGCACAGTGTTGCAGGGAGCAAGATGCACAGTGTTGCAGGCAGCAAGATGCTCAGTGTTGCAGGCAGCAAGATGCTCAGTGTTGCAGGCAGCAAGATGCACAGTGTTGCAGGCAGCAAGATGCTCAGTGTTGCAGGCAGCAAGATGCTCAGTGTTGCAGGCAGCAAGATGCACAGTGTTGCTGGCAGCAAGATGCTCAGTGTTGCAGGCAGCAAGATGCTCAGTGTTGCTGGCAGCAAGATGCTCAGTGTTGCAGGCAGCAAGATGCTCAGTGTTGCAGGCAGCAAGATGCACAGTGTTGCAGGGAGCAAGATGCACAGTGTTGCAGGCAGCAAGATGCACAGTGTTGCAGGGAGCAAGATGCACAGTGTTGCAGGCAGCAAGATGCTCAGTGTTGCAGGCAGCACGATGCACAGTGTTGCAGGCAGCAAGATGCACAGTGTTGCAGGGAGCAAGATGCACAGTGTTGCAGGCAGCAAGATGCTCAGTGTTGCAGGCAGCACGATGCACAGTGTTGCAGGCAGCAAGATGCTCAGTGTTGCAGGCAGCAAGATGCTCAGTGTTGCAGGCAGCAAGATGCTCAGTGTTGCAGGCAGCAAGATGCTCAGTGTTGCAGGCAGCAAGATGCACAGTGTTGCAGGCAGCAAGATGCTCAGTGTTGCAGGCAGCAAGATGCACAGTGTTGCAGGCAGCAAGATGCACAGTGTTGCAGGGAGCAAGATGCACAGTGTTGCTGGCAGCAAGATGCACAGTGTTGCTGGCAGCAAGATGCTCAGTGTTGCTGGCAGCAAGATGCTCAGTGTTGCTGGCAGCAAGATGCACAGTGTTGCAGGCAGCAAGATGCTCAGTGTTGCTGGCAGCAAGATGCTCAGTGTTGCTGGCAGCAAGATGCACAGTGTTGCAGGCAGCAAGATGCTCAGTGTTGCAGGCAGCAAGATGCACAGTGTTGCAGGCAGCAAGATGCTCAGTGTTGCAGGCAGCAAGATGCACAGTGTTGCAGGCAGCAAGATGCTCAGTGTTGCAGGCAGCAAGATGCACAGTGTTGCAGGCAGCAAGATGCTCAGTGTTGCAGGCAGCAAGATGCTCAGTGTTGCAGGCAGCAAGATGCTCAGTGTTGCAGGCAGCAAGATGCACAGTGTTGCTGGCAGCAAGATGCACAGTGTTGCAGGCAGCAAGATGCACAGTGTTGCAGGGAGCAAGCTGCACAGTGTTGCAGTCAGCAAGATGCACAGTGTTGCAGTCAGCAAGATGCACAGTGTTGCAGGCAGCAAGATGCACAGTGTTGCAGGCAGCAAGATGCACAGTGTTGCAGTCAGCAAGATGCACAGTGTTGCAGGCAGCAAGATGCACAGTGTTGCAGGCAGCAAGATGCACAGTGTTGCAGGCAGCAAGATGCACAGTGTTGCAGGCAGCAAGATGCACAGTGTTGCAGTCAGCAAGATGCACAGTGTTGCAGGCAGCAAGATGCTCAGTGTTGCAGGCAGCAAGATGCACAGTGTTGCAGGCAGCAAGATGCACAGTGTTGCAGGCAGCAAGATGCACAGTGTTGCAGGCAGCAAGATGCACAGTGTTGCAGTCAGCAAGATGCACAGTGTTGCAGGCAGCAAGATGCTCAGTGTTGCAGGCAGCAAGATGCACAGTGTTGCAGGCAGCAAGATGCTCAGTGTTGCAGGCAGCAAGATGCTCAGTGTTGCAGGCAGCAAGATGCTCAGTGTTGCAGGCAGCAAGATGCTCAGTGTTGCTGGCAGCAAGATGCACAGTGTTGCAGGCAGCAAGATGCACAGTGTTGCAGTCAGCAAGATGCACAGTGTTGCAGGCAGCAAGATGCTCAGTGTTGCAGGCAGCAAGATGCACAGTGTTGCAGGCAGCAAGATGCACAGTGTTGCAGGCAGCAAGATGCTCAGTGTTGCAGGCAGCAAGATGCACAGTGTTGCAGGCAGCAAGATGCTCAGTGTTGCAGGCAGCAAGATGCACAGTGTTGCAGGCAGCAAGATGCTCAGTGTTGCAGGCAGCAAGATGCACAGTGTTGCAGGCAGCAAGATGCTCAGTGTTGCAGGCAGCAAGATGCACAGTGTTGCAGTCAGCAAGATGCTCAGTGTTGCAGGCAGCAAGATGCACAGTGTTGCAGGCAGCAAGATGCACAGTGTTGCAGTCAGCAAGATGCACAGTGTTGCAGGCAGCAAGATGCACAGTGTTGCAGGCAGCAAGATGCACAGTGTTGCAGGCAGCAAGATGCACAGTGTTGCAGGCAGCAAGATGCACAGTGTTGCAGTCAGCAAGATGCTCAGTGTTGCTGGCAGCAAGATGCTCAGTGTTGCAGGCAGCAAGATGCTCAGTGTTGCAGGCAGCAAGATGCACAGTGTTGCAGGCAGCAAGATGCACAGTGTTGCAGGCAGCAAGATGCACAGTGTTGCAGGCAGCAAGATGCACAGTGTTGCAGGCAGCAAGATGCACAGTGTTGCAGGCAGCAAGATGCTCAGTGTTGCAGGAGACAACTGGTATTGA
- the LOC138358620 gene encoding RNA-binding protein 12B-like, whose protein sequence is MCPNYFLDDLRLRHFLDDLRHFLDDLRHFLDDLRHSLDDLRHFLDDLRHFLDDLRHFLDDLRHSLDDLRHSLDDLRHFLDDLRHFLDDLRHSLDDLRHFLDDLRHSLDDLRHFLDDLRHSLDDLRHFLDDLRHSLDDLRHFLDDLRHSLDDLRHFLDDLRHFLDDLRHFLDDLRHSLDDLRHFLDDLRHFLDDLRHFLDDLRHSLDDLRHFLDDLKLHMEWSGC, encoded by the coding sequence ATGTGTCCCAATTACTTCCTGGATGACCTGAGACTACGTCACTTCCTGGATGATCTACGTCACTTCCTGGATGATCTACGTCACTTCCTGGATGATCTACGTCACTCCCTGGATGATCTACGTCACTTCCTGGATGATCTACGTCACTTCCTGGATGATCTACGTCACTTCCTGGATGATCTACGTCACTCCCTGGATGATCTACGTCACTCCCTGGATGATCTACGTCACTTCCTGGATGATCTACGTCACTTCCTGGATGATCTACGTCACTCCCTGGATGATCTACGTCACTTCCTGGATGATCTACGTCACTCCCTGGATGATCTACGTCACTTCCTGGATGATCTACGTCACTCCCTGGATGATCTACGTCACTTCCTGGATGATCTACGTCACTCCCTGGATGATCTACGTCACTTCCTCGATGATCTACGTCACTCCCTGGATGATCTACGTCACTTCCTGGATGATCTACGTCACTTCCTGGATGATCTACGTCACTTCCTGGATGATCTACGTCACTCCCTGGATGATCTACGTCACTTCCTGGATGATCTACGTCACTTCCTGGATGATCTACGTCACTTCCTGGATGATCTACGTCACTCCCTGGATGATCTACGTCACTTCCTGGATGACCTGAAACTACACATGGAGTGGTCAGGTTGTTAA